Proteins encoded by one window of Melospiza melodia melodia isolate bMelMel2 chromosome 9, bMelMel2.pri, whole genome shotgun sequence:
- the TIAL1 gene encoding nucleolysin TIAR isoform X2 produces MEDDGQPRTLYVGNLSRDVTEVLILQLFSQIGPCKSCKMITEHTSNDPYCFVEFYEHRDAAAALAAMNGRKILGKEVKVNWATTPSSQKKDTSNHFHVFVGDLSPEITTEDIKSAFAPFGKISDARVVKDMATGKSKGYGFVSFYNKLDAENAIVHMGGQWLGGRQIRTNWATRKPPAPKSTQENNTKQLRFEDVVNQSSPKNCTVYCGGIASGLTDQLMRQTFSPFGQIMEIRVFPEKGYSFVRFSTHESAAHAIVSVNGTTIEGHVVKCYWGKESPDMTKNFQQVDYSQWGQWSQVYGNPQQYGQYMANGWQVPSYGMYGQAWNQQGFGVDQSPSAAWMGGFGAQPAQGQGAPVIPNQAGYGMASYQTQ; encoded by the exons ATGGAAGACGACGGGCAGCCCAGGACCCT CTATGTAGGAAACCTGTCCAGAGATGTGACTGAGGTTCTCATACTTCAGTTATTCAGCCAGATTGGACCATGCAAAAGCTGTAAAATGATAACAGAG CATACAAGCAATGACCCTTATTGCTTTGTGGAATTTTATGAACACAGAGATGCAGCTGCTGCATTAGCTGCTATGAATGGGAGAAAAATTTTGGGAAAG GAGGTCAAAGTAAACTGGGCAACAACACCAAGTAGCCAGAAAAAAGATACATCCA ATCACTTCCATGTGTTCGTTGGGGATTTAAGTCCAGAAATAACAACAGAAGACATCAAGTCAGCATTTGCTCCTTTTGGTAAAATATC GGATGCACGGGTAGTTAAAGATATGGCAACTGGAAAGTCAAAAGGCTATGGTTTTGTATCTTTTTATAACAAACTG GATGCAGAAAATGCTATTGTACACATGGGAGGCCAGTGGTTGGGAGGCCGCCAGATCAGAACTAACTGGGCAACAAGGAAACCACCAGCCCCTAAAAGTACACAAGAAA ATAATACAAAACAATTGAGATTTGAAGATGTAGTAAATCAGTCAAGTCCAAAAAATTGTACTGTGTACTGTGGAGGAATTGCCTCGGGGCTAACAG ATCAGCTTATGAGACAGACTTTTTCACCCTTTGGACAGATTATGGAAATAAGGGTGTTTCCAGAAAAAGGTTACTCATTTGTCAG GTTTTCAACCCATGAAAGTGCAGCACATGCTATTGTTTCAGTTAATGGAACCACAATTGAAGGACATGTTGTTAAATGTTATTGGGGTAAAGAATCCCCTGATATGACTAAAAACTTCCAACAG GTGGATTACAGTCAGTGGGGACAATGGAGCCAAGTATATGGAAACCCACAGCAGTATGGGCAATATATGGCTAATGGGTGGCAAGTACCATCATATGGAATGTATGGCCAAGCATGGAATCAACAGGGTTTTGGAGTAGA cCAATCTCCATCTGCTGCCTGGATGGGTGGATTTGGTGCTCAACCTGCCCAGGGACAAGGTGCTCCTGTAATACCTAACCAAGCTGGATATGGTATGGCAAGCTACCAAACACAGTGA
- the TIAL1 gene encoding nucleolysin TIAR isoform X1, translating to MEDDGQPRTLYVGNLSRDVTEVLILQLFSQIGPCKSCKMITEQPDSRRVNSSVGFSVLQHTSNDPYCFVEFYEHRDAAAALAAMNGRKILGKEVKVNWATTPSSQKKDTSNHFHVFVGDLSPEITTEDIKSAFAPFGKISDARVVKDMATGKSKGYGFVSFYNKLDAENAIVHMGGQWLGGRQIRTNWATRKPPAPKSTQENNTKQLRFEDVVNQSSPKNCTVYCGGIASGLTDQLMRQTFSPFGQIMEIRVFPEKGYSFVRFSTHESAAHAIVSVNGTTIEGHVVKCYWGKESPDMTKNFQQVDYSQWGQWSQVYGNPQQYGQYMANGWQVPSYGMYGQAWNQQGFGVDQSPSAAWMGGFGAQPAQGQGAPVIPNQAGYGMASYQTQ from the exons ATGGAAGACGACGGGCAGCCCAGGACCCT CTATGTAGGAAACCTGTCCAGAGATGTGACTGAGGTTCTCATACTTCAGTTATTCAGCCAGATTGGACCATGCAAAAGCTGTAAAATGATAACAGAG CAACCCGATAGCAGAAGGGTCAACTCTTCTGTTGGATTTTCTGTTTTGCAGCATACAAGCAATGACCCTTATTGCTTTGTGGAATTTTATGAACACAGAGATGCAGCTGCTGCATTAGCTGCTATGAATGGGAGAAAAATTTTGGGAAAG GAGGTCAAAGTAAACTGGGCAACAACACCAAGTAGCCAGAAAAAAGATACATCCA ATCACTTCCATGTGTTCGTTGGGGATTTAAGTCCAGAAATAACAACAGAAGACATCAAGTCAGCATTTGCTCCTTTTGGTAAAATATC GGATGCACGGGTAGTTAAAGATATGGCAACTGGAAAGTCAAAAGGCTATGGTTTTGTATCTTTTTATAACAAACTG GATGCAGAAAATGCTATTGTACACATGGGAGGCCAGTGGTTGGGAGGCCGCCAGATCAGAACTAACTGGGCAACAAGGAAACCACCAGCCCCTAAAAGTACACAAGAAA ATAATACAAAACAATTGAGATTTGAAGATGTAGTAAATCAGTCAAGTCCAAAAAATTGTACTGTGTACTGTGGAGGAATTGCCTCGGGGCTAACAG ATCAGCTTATGAGACAGACTTTTTCACCCTTTGGACAGATTATGGAAATAAGGGTGTTTCCAGAAAAAGGTTACTCATTTGTCAG GTTTTCAACCCATGAAAGTGCAGCACATGCTATTGTTTCAGTTAATGGAACCACAATTGAAGGACATGTTGTTAAATGTTATTGGGGTAAAGAATCCCCTGATATGACTAAAAACTTCCAACAG GTGGATTACAGTCAGTGGGGACAATGGAGCCAAGTATATGGAAACCCACAGCAGTATGGGCAATATATGGCTAATGGGTGGCAAGTACCATCATATGGAATGTATGGCCAAGCATGGAATCAACAGGGTTTTGGAGTAGA cCAATCTCCATCTGCTGCCTGGATGGGTGGATTTGGTGCTCAACCTGCCCAGGGACAAGGTGCTCCTGTAATACCTAACCAAGCTGGATATGGTATGGCAAGCTACCAAACACAGTGA
- the TIAL1 gene encoding nucleolysin TIAR isoform X3 translates to MDARVVKDMATGKSKGYGFVSFYNKLDAENAIVHMGGQWLGGRQIRTNWATRKPPAPKSTQENNTKQLRFEDVVNQSSPKNCTVYCGGIASGLTDQLMRQTFSPFGQIMEIRVFPEKGYSFVRFSTHESAAHAIVSVNGTTIEGHVVKCYWGKESPDMTKNFQQVDYSQWGQWSQVYGNPQQYGQYMANGWQVPSYGMYGQAWNQQGFGVDQSPSAAWMGGFGAQPAQGQGAPVIPNQAGYGMASYQTQ, encoded by the exons AT GGATGCACGGGTAGTTAAAGATATGGCAACTGGAAAGTCAAAAGGCTATGGTTTTGTATCTTTTTATAACAAACTG GATGCAGAAAATGCTATTGTACACATGGGAGGCCAGTGGTTGGGAGGCCGCCAGATCAGAACTAACTGGGCAACAAGGAAACCACCAGCCCCTAAAAGTACACAAGAAA ATAATACAAAACAATTGAGATTTGAAGATGTAGTAAATCAGTCAAGTCCAAAAAATTGTACTGTGTACTGTGGAGGAATTGCCTCGGGGCTAACAG ATCAGCTTATGAGACAGACTTTTTCACCCTTTGGACAGATTATGGAAATAAGGGTGTTTCCAGAAAAAGGTTACTCATTTGTCAG GTTTTCAACCCATGAAAGTGCAGCACATGCTATTGTTTCAGTTAATGGAACCACAATTGAAGGACATGTTGTTAAATGTTATTGGGGTAAAGAATCCCCTGATATGACTAAAAACTTCCAACAG GTGGATTACAGTCAGTGGGGACAATGGAGCCAAGTATATGGAAACCCACAGCAGTATGGGCAATATATGGCTAATGGGTGGCAAGTACCATCATATGGAATGTATGGCCAAGCATGGAATCAACAGGGTTTTGGAGTAGA cCAATCTCCATCTGCTGCCTGGATGGGTGGATTTGGTGCTCAACCTGCCCAGGGACAAGGTGCTCCTGTAATACCTAACCAAGCTGGATATGGTATGGCAAGCTACCAAACACAGTGA